Part of the Geoanaerobacter pelophilus genome, TGCCTCTTACTACAATTAACTTGCAGGCAAACGGGCCAAAAGAATCGACAAGTGAAAATGAATTGGAAAACAGGTCAAAAGCGTAATACTTTTCAGGGGTGTCGGTTGCCGCTGTACTTGTCCAGTATAAATAACACTTGCCCTGCAGATTGCTGGACGAACTCATTTGGTAAAGTATTGATCTTAGAGTGGCTTCGCTCTTCCCGGAAATTAATTGCTCAATCTCAGCTTTGGACGGTATATGCCAGTCGGAACTGCCTCCGAAGCCTTTCCTGTTGAGATTTTCTATTGCAGTCGCTGCAGATTCCCAAGAGTAGACCTCTTTATCTTCTACGATAGTCCATGAAAGAGCTGAATTTGTGTCTTTGAAAATATTATTTTCTGGGTCGTCACTGATTTTTAAAATCGAGCTGTTCAATGGAATATTGATTATTGATACCGATTTATCGTTAATTGTATCAGCTGTTACCCATGGGGCCATTGTAATGACTTGCCAACCATAATTTGTTA contains:
- a CDS encoding DUF1566 domain-containing protein, with product MPRVFLIIVMLILSGCSNVSTIITYYSNKATCVSFKDDYANCDNIGNMENEYSIDYQIFLAQEESIRHQAIDECLAHTGWDYRYQFISNTNKQASDLLDNIYSCIKRDNELNHSFDDIINQLSPSGPKSKTHINCLTNYGWQVITMAPWVTADTINDKSVSIINIPLNSSILKISDDPENNIFKDTNSALSWTIVEDKEVYSWESAATAIENLNRKGFGGSSDWHIPSKAEIEQLISGKSEATLRSILYQMSSSSNLQGKCYLYWTSTAATDTPEKYYAFDLFSNSFSLVDSFGPFACKLIVVRGKGWNKFSAKL